The genomic interval AATTGAAAAAAGGAACGCTGCGCTTAGGCATTCCTCCCATGGTAGGCGGATATTTTTTACCGCTCATTATTGAGAAATTTTTGTCTCATTATCCTCAAATTCGATTGCATGTTATTGAACAGGGCGGGAAAAGCTTGGAGCAAGATATTCTTCATGGTGAACTGGATTTCAGTATGGTCATTCTTCCCGTTAAGGACGTGGAACGGTATCATGTCCTTCCCTGCATCAACGAGAATTTGCGCCTTGTTGTTCATGCAGAACACAAGCTTGCTGGTCAGAGCATGATTGAGATGAAGCAGCTAGAATCAGAGCCATTTATTATGTTTCGCAAAGATTTTACGATTCATCATTTAATTAAAGAACATTGTGAAGCAGCAGGCTTCGAGCCCAAAATCGTGTTTGAGAGCTCGCAATGGGATTTTATGACGGAAATGATTGCAGCTAAATACGGTGTAACGCTATTGCCTGAGGGCATATGCCGACAGCTGGACAAAAAACGTTTTGCTTCGGTTTCCGTTGTTCAGCCTGTAATCCCATGGCAATTGTCGATGATATGGCGCAAAGACAAGTACTTATCCTTCGCTTCGCGCGAATGGATTCGTTTTATAGAAGCAGAGCTTCAGAAGAAATAAGAAAAAAAGTTCGCAGTGAATACCCTGCGAACTTTTTTATGCTTTGTCTATTTGATTGCCTTTCCATGAGAACTGCCTTACTTCGGTTGGTGTCTTCCCCATCTGCTTTTTAACCATCCTTGCAAAATGGAATGTTGATTTGAAACCGCATCTTATTGCAATCTCAGTAATGGATAAACCAGTATGGGTTAAATATTCAACAGCCTTTAACACCCGATAATGCCAAAGGTACTTAATCGGGGTCGTTTTTTCGCTCATTCGAAACAATCGAACAAGATGTTCTAGCGAGACACCTGCATGCTCAGCGAGCATAGTCAAAGTTAGTTCCTCGTGGTAAGTACTATGAATCAGACATTTCGCCGTTAAAATAGACGGATGAATTTCCTCAAGTGCTCGAGTCCGCGACATTTCAGAGACATATAACAGGATCGCTGACATACCCAAGCTGCGAAGCAGATCACTTTCGGATGGATGAGCATCTTGCACAGATAGCATTAAATCAGTTAACCGATTCATCTCCTCCGAAATGCGCTGACATAGCGGAAGTTCCTCGAAGTAATCTTTTTCCGTCTTGGATATGTCCTCAATATGAATAGATATCCAGCGATGCCAGGTTTCACCCTTGCCCCAGAATGTAAACTGTTCATGGTGCCCAGGCTTTAGCAGCACGACAGACCCAGGCGTTATCTCATGAACTTCATCATCAATCTCAATGCTCATCTCGCCCGAATGCAGCAGTACGAGCTGTATATCCTCTTGTACACGAGGGCCATAACGACCGTTAGCCGGATAAATAACTGTGCCTGCGTAAGCCGATTTGATTCTGTTGAACGTTACAGTATTAGCCATTAAATCAACGCATATTTCTCGCGCAGATCCTCACGCAATGTGACTGCTGAATCCTCGCGAATGTAATGACAAACATAAGAACGACGCCAGCGGTCCGTGCTCCGATTACGGTTGGAGGAATGAATTAATAGCTCATGGAAAAAAAGAATATCTCCTTTTTCCATAATAACAGGAATCTGTTGATTTAAATCGATGCCCTCTGTCTCGTCCGTCCATTCTTCATGCTCATCGACATTTTTCACCTTGCCATGCGGCAGAAGCCCAAGCTTATGCGTGCCAGGAATAACCCATAAGCAGCCGTTTTGTACATCTACCTGCTCTTCCATCGCAATCCAAGCGGCAACCATGGTCATTGGATCGTTTTTGATATAGTAGTAGTCCTGATGCGCAGCTTGACCAGGCGAACCCGGCTCTTTATAGAAGAACATACTTTGCACGCAAACGGCCTCCTTCTCCATCAGCTGAGCTAGAGCCCCCCTAACGATCGGAAGCTTCATCACTTGTCGCGAGAAGCTGTCATGCTGGTGCGGGTTGAATAGCCGAGTAGAATAGCGTGCTTTCTCGGAGGTGCGTGCCCAATCCGGCGTTTCATCAAGTGGCGTAGAACGCAGTTCATAAATATGTCTATTAAAAGCATCGATTAAATCCGCGCTGCAGCCTTTTTTGATAATAACAAATCCGTCTTTATGATATTGCTCCAGTTGTTCGTTAGATAGCGGCTTTAAAAGTTCGCTTTGTGTTGTAAGCATAATGATAATCCCCTCTCCATTATTCGAGTGTGATTGACGCTGCTTGCAGATGTTTTGCTATACTTGTATATTACTGCGCCGATCCTTCTTCAACAATGGCTCTGATTATCATCTTTGTGTCTGAAATTGATATATCCGTCATTCTAAAAAAAGACTGCTAACCTCAGCATTACCTGCTCGGTCATCAGTCCTTGCTTATTCGATTACAATTTTATATGCGTCTGTTTCTATTCCAACCGCTTTCTTTCACTGAAATCTGAAAAAAGTCGTTTATATTTCAGCAACCGTTTCCACATTGTAAAAAGCCAGCATCGGCAAATAAGTCCCCGTATCAATCAGCATCTGAGATGCCGGATTCGTCTGATATGCACCATGAACACTAAGTTTGCCGCTTGGCTTTCTCGATAATTTAAGCAACACTTCATTGCTCGATATAATTTTCCAGCCATTCAATAGAATAGCACCCTCTTCGTCCTCTATACCAAACAAATCCGCATGTGGATTTATCGCAAATAGTCGTTCCGATACATGCTTAAAGCGCAGCTTAATGGCATGTGAATCCGATTCATGTTCCTGTATGTAAATAGCATGTTCCAAATTAGGTGGGTACGCCTGCCGCTGTAAACCGTAAACCGCTTGCAATGCTATATTCGCCGCACGGCTCCCAATTATTAAATTTCCTGCAGGACTGTTGTGAATATCGTCAGACATCGGACAATCAAGAGAAGGTATGACAGAAACCGAAGGTATGGATATAGCAGCTTGCCGCTGTGCTTCGCGTACCTTCCCCCATTGTTTATCGTGATGCTCTTTGTCTTCTTGAATATTGGTGAAGCGGTTAAGCTGGACCGTTATAAAGGGAAGCTCAGTTATGTTCAAATCCTTACGCCAATAATGAACAACCTTTGAAAAACGCTCCAAGTAAGTATCGGCGCTTTCAGAATTGCAGTCGGAACTGCCTTGGTTCCATACCACGCCAGCCACTTTGCCGCCGCAGCGCTGCACCGTTTCGATCATATTTCGATAAAGATGACCTTCTTCATCAGGATTCCATGCACGAAGCGCTGAACCGCCAAGAGCCGTTTGTACGAAACCAATAGGATAATGAAGCTCATTTTGCAACAACTTGCCAAAATGGAGCCACGGACTATGTGCTGGATTTACCCACTCCATATTCACCTCATGGATCGTTGCCGTGGAGTCGTTGAACGGATGCGTTGCGAGATCCCACAATCCGTTATTTCTTAGCAAATGAACCCCTAGCATCGGACTATCTTCCACCGTTCCTCTTCCATAACCTGCCGCATTGCTTTGACCGGCTATGATCCATAGATCTCCGACACCGATATGATGGATCATATCTCCGCGAATCGCTCCTGAACCAAGTAGCGCATTCTGATCATGCTGCAAGCAAGTTTCTAACCGGTATAAACCACCATTCGGAACATGTAAGGTAACTCGCCATCCATTCTCACCAACCATTTCACATGGTGTCCAGCTTAATACATCACTGCCGTTATTCTCATGAACCACTCTTGCAAACACTTGGAATGGACCAATGTGCACTGCCTGGTCCACTTCCCAAATGCCCGATAACGCAAGCTTACCTCTTCCGTCTACTTGCTGAATAATTTCCCAAGCCACAGGACCTTTCTCCAAAAAAACGCCAAATGACATGATCAACAAAACCTCCTTTCCTAATCCGTTCTCCTTACAATAATACTCTTCTTCTTGAATGACTTATATAATAAGTTGGCAATTATTTCTTCATTAGCTGTTTCTTTATGCGCGGCCAAAAGTTTCAAAAAAAAGTGAAACAAAAAATGGAAATTTATCGTTTAGAATGTAACATACATCATCGGCATCTATACATTAGGACCAATTAAATACCCATTCAAACAATTGTAATCGCCTAATTGCAAAAAAAGGAGTGCTAACCTTTGAAAAAACGTATTTTCACGAAAGTATGCCTTGCGGTTTTATTAGCATTATCACTAACGCCTCTCAGCCATTTAAAAGCTGCAGAAAGCAGTTCCAATTCGCTCGCAGGATTTACTCAGGTCGAAATGGCTGGTAACGTAGCATTAGCGTTAGACAATCAAGGAATGATATGGGCATGGGGCAATAACTTTGCTGGTCAACTGGGAGATGGAACAATTGGTTTCAAATCGGCTGCGGTACCTGTATTCAGTGACGTTGCTAAAGTTCAAGTAACAGGCTTTTACAGCCTCGCACTCAAAAAAGAAGGTACAGTGTGGTTCTGGGGCGGGAACGGTGATGGCGTAAGCGGTTTTGATACCTATGATACAAACGCACAAGCTATTGTAACAAAACCTAAAATGGTTAATGGTCTTACAGATGTCATCGATATTGCTGCAAAAGAAGACCATAATCTAGCATTAAAGTCAGATGGCACGGTATGGACATGGGGGAACGGTGGATTTGGTCAATTGGGTCGCATGGACATCAGCGCCTATAAGCCTGAAGATTATCGCAAACGCGTCAGTGAACAAAATATTCCAAAGCAAGTTGCTGGACTAAAAGATATTGTCTCCGTCCACGCAGGAAGCTTCCTTTCAGCAGCAATTAATGCAAAAGGTGAAACTTGGATTTGGGGTCATTACAATGGATGGGGCAGCGATACAGGAGATTTGATGAGTCCATTTAAGCTACCTGGCATTTATGCTAAAAAAGTTTCTGCGACATGGGAAAAATCGATTATACTCGATACGGATGGTACGGTTTGGGAAATAAACAAAGGTTTAAAACTCAATAAACTTCTAACATCGGCTTCTGATATAAGCTGTGGAACATTTAGCTGCGCAGCACTTCATTCCGATGGAACGTTATGGGGTTTATATAATAATTCCAAGGATTTAGTTGATCCATCACCCATTGCAGGCATTTCAAATGTGAAACAATTTGCGATCCATTCACTTAATCAAGATTTTTTTATTATTTTGAAGGCAGACGGAACTCTATGGTCTAAACAACCATTCGGATATGGAACAGGCAGTGAAACCATTATGGACTATTACAATCAAATGAATATTCCTTCAAGTGAAATGGTTTCAAAGCTGCGCCAAGTGAAGAAAGCCATCACAGTAAAGCTCGACGGAAAGACGATAACGCTCACTTCTAATCCCTATATTTACAAAGGCGTTACTTTCGTTCCGCTTCGCAGTACATTTAATGAACTAGGTGCAAAGGTGGAATACGTAAAAGGGAAAATGACCATATCGGATGCTAACCATACACTGAATCTCACCATTAGAGAGAAAGAAGCATTTATCGATGGCAAGCCGATAACATTAGACTATCCTCCGATGATTATTGATACAATGACCATGGTTCCCTTGCGTTTTGTCATTGAAGGCCTTGATCGTAAAATTGATTGGGATCCTGATAATCGAGTTATTTCCATAAGCAAATAAACAAAAGCCACCAGACCTATTGATCTGGTGGCTTTGATTTTCCATTGTCGTTACTGTGAATAAAAAATGCTAATTAATTTGGTCTAACAATCCTCTTCGCTTTCGCAGCTTCCAACCAGCTCGGAAATTCGTTTAATAGCTGATCATACAATAATTCATCAGAGACAGCTGCTATATCGTCCAAATGTATAAAGTTTGCGTTATCGACAATCCGGCCTTCCATGGTGTCTAGCTGCTTCAACACTTCAAAATCGGAATGACCAATGCCAACGAACTGCCAGAAAATCGGCTGTACCGCTGCGGCAG from Paenibacillus sp. FSL K6-3182 carries:
- a CDS encoding LysR family transcriptional regulator, producing MDLKHLNYFVAVAEAGSFTQAARKLHVTQPSLSKMVRLLEEDLGAQLIDRSSKQIELTDAGISILRSAKQIIQSFEDMSSELEEVVKLKKGTLRLGIPPMVGGYFLPLIIEKFLSHYPQIRLHVIEQGGKSLEQDILHGELDFSMVILPVKDVERYHVLPCINENLRLVVHAEHKLAGQSMIEMKQLESEPFIMFRKDFTIHHLIKEHCEAAGFEPKIVFESSQWDFMTEMIAAKYGVTLLPEGICRQLDKKRFASVSVVQPVIPWQLSMIWRKDKYLSFASREWIRFIEAELQKK
- a CDS encoding AraC family transcriptional regulator, which codes for MANTVTFNRIKSAYAGTVIYPANGRYGPRVQEDIQLVLLHSGEMSIEIDDEVHEITPGSVVLLKPGHHEQFTFWGKGETWHRWISIHIEDISKTEKDYFEELPLCQRISEEMNRLTDLMLSVQDAHPSESDLLRSLGMSAILLYVSEMSRTRALEEIHPSILTAKCLIHSTYHEELTLTMLAEHAGVSLEHLVRLFRMSEKTTPIKYLWHYRVLKAVEYLTHTGLSITEIAIRCGFKSTFHFARMVKKQMGKTPTEVRQFSWKGNQIDKA
- a CDS encoding phytanoyl-CoA dioxygenase family protein gives rise to the protein MLTTQSELLKPLSNEQLEQYHKDGFVIIKKGCSADLIDAFNRHIYELRSTPLDETPDWARTSEKARYSTRLFNPHQHDSFSRQVMKLPIVRGALAQLMEKEAVCVQSMFFYKEPGSPGQAAHQDYYYIKNDPMTMVAAWIAMEEQVDVQNGCLWVIPGTHKLGLLPHGKVKNVDEHEEWTDETEGIDLNQQIPVIMEKGDILFFHELLIHSSNRNRSTDRWRRSYVCHYIREDSAVTLREDLREKYALI
- a CDS encoding sialate O-acetylesterase — encoded protein: MSFGVFLEKGPVAWEIIQQVDGRGKLALSGIWEVDQAVHIGPFQVFARVVHENNGSDVLSWTPCEMVGENGWRVTLHVPNGGLYRLETCLQHDQNALLGSGAIRGDMIHHIGVGDLWIIAGQSNAAGYGRGTVEDSPMLGVHLLRNNGLWDLATHPFNDSTATIHEVNMEWVNPAHSPWLHFGKLLQNELHYPIGFVQTALGGSALRAWNPDEEGHLYRNMIETVQRCGGKVAGVVWNQGSSDCNSESADTYLERFSKVVHYWRKDLNITELPFITVQLNRFTNIQEDKEHHDKQWGKVREAQRQAAISIPSVSVIPSLDCPMSDDIHNSPAGNLIIGSRAANIALQAVYGLQRQAYPPNLEHAIYIQEHESDSHAIKLRFKHVSERLFAINPHADLFGIEDEEGAILLNGWKIISSNEVLLKLSRKPSGKLSVHGAYQTNPASQMLIDTGTYLPMLAFYNVETVAEI
- a CDS encoding stalk domain-containing protein, which codes for MKKRIFTKVCLAVLLALSLTPLSHLKAAESSSNSLAGFTQVEMAGNVALALDNQGMIWAWGNNFAGQLGDGTIGFKSAAVPVFSDVAKVQVTGFYSLALKKEGTVWFWGGNGDGVSGFDTYDTNAQAIVTKPKMVNGLTDVIDIAAKEDHNLALKSDGTVWTWGNGGFGQLGRMDISAYKPEDYRKRVSEQNIPKQVAGLKDIVSVHAGSFLSAAINAKGETWIWGHYNGWGSDTGDLMSPFKLPGIYAKKVSATWEKSIILDTDGTVWEINKGLKLNKLLTSASDISCGTFSCAALHSDGTLWGLYNNSKDLVDPSPIAGISNVKQFAIHSLNQDFFIILKADGTLWSKQPFGYGTGSETIMDYYNQMNIPSSEMVSKLRQVKKAITVKLDGKTITLTSNPYIYKGVTFVPLRSTFNELGAKVEYVKGKMTISDANHTLNLTIREKEAFIDGKPITLDYPPMIIDTMTMVPLRFVIEGLDRKIDWDPDNRVISISK